In one Zobellia galactanivorans genomic region, the following are encoded:
- a CDS encoding UDP-glucuronic acid decarboxylase family protein: MKKILITGAAGFLGSHLCDRFIKEGYYVIAMDNLITGDLRNIEHLFKLENFEFYHHDVTKFVNVPGKLDYILHFASPASPIDYLKIPIQTLKVGALGTHNLLGLAKVKNARILIASTSEIYGDPLVHPQTEEYYGNVNTIGPRGVYDEAKRFMESITMAYNRFHGLETRIVRIFNTYGPRMRLNDGRVIPAFIGQALRGEDLTVFGDGSQTRSFCYVDDEVEGIYRLLLSDYDMPVNIGNPHEITIKDFAEEIVKLTGTDQKVIYKPLPQDDPMQRQPDITKAKEILGWEPKVSRAEGMKKTYEYFKSLPEDELYKKEHKDFKDYNRI; the protein is encoded by the coding sequence ATGAAGAAAATACTGATTACCGGGGCGGCCGGTTTTTTAGGATCCCATCTGTGTGACCGATTTATAAAGGAGGGATATTATGTAATTGCTATGGATAACCTGATTACAGGCGACTTGCGTAACATTGAGCATCTTTTTAAGTTAGAGAACTTTGAGTTTTACCATCACGATGTTACTAAATTCGTGAATGTGCCAGGGAAATTGGACTATATTCTTCATTTTGCCTCTCCGGCCAGTCCGATCGATTATTTAAAGATTCCGATTCAGACCTTGAAGGTGGGGGCATTGGGAACCCATAACCTATTGGGCTTGGCCAAGGTTAAAAACGCCAGGATATTAATTGCCTCTACTTCCGAAATATACGGGGATCCCTTGGTTCACCCTCAGACGGAAGAATATTATGGTAATGTGAATACCATTGGCCCTAGAGGGGTTTACGATGAAGCCAAAAGGTTTATGGAATCTATTACCATGGCTTATAATCGCTTTCATGGTCTTGAAACACGAATAGTTAGAATATTTAATACCTATGGGCCTAGAATGCGACTGAATGATGGTAGGGTAATACCTGCGTTTATTGGACAGGCCTTGCGAGGTGAAGATTTGACCGTGTTCGGTGATGGTAGTCAAACCCGTTCCTTTTGTTATGTCGATGATGAAGTGGAAGGGATATACCGTCTATTGCTCAGCGATTATGATATGCCCGTAAATATTGGTAACCCACATGAAATTACTATTAAGGATTTTGCGGAGGAAATTGTAAAGTTGACCGGTACCGACCAGAAGGTTATTTATAAGCCTCTACCGCAAGATGACCCAATGCAAAGGCAACCTGATATTACAAAGGCCAAAGAGATCCTAGGCTGGGAGCCCAAGGTGTCCCGTGCGGAAGGCATGAAAAAGACCTACGAGTATTTCAAATCCTTGCCGGAAGATGAACTGTATAAAAAAGAACACAAGGATTTTAAGGATTATAATCGAATCTAA
- a CDS encoding aminotransferase class I/II-fold pyridoxal phosphate-dependent enzyme: MGGGEQKYVQEAFDTNWVAPLGPNVDNFEKSITQFVGGNMHVAALSSGTAAIHLALELLGVTRGDEVICQSFTFSASANPIMYLGATPVFVDSERDTWNISPELLETAIKDRMAHGKKPKAIVAVHLYGMPYKVDEIGKISEKYDIPVVEDSAEALGSAFKDKKCGTFGEIGIFSFNGNKIITTSGGGALVSRKEEVKKRAVFLATQARDDAPHYQHSNVGYNYRMSNILAGIGRGQMEVLQERVGQRRFNYDFYKKHLGHLSQLEFLEEPEGYYCNRWLTCVLTPSFEIREKIRLALLEVDIESRPLWKPMHMQPVFNEFPHYSDGTSEDLFNRGLCLPSGSNLSQNDLERIVELILTKI, encoded by the coding sequence ATGGGAGGAGGTGAACAAAAATACGTTCAAGAAGCCTTTGATACGAATTGGGTCGCTCCTTTAGGGCCTAACGTAGATAACTTTGAAAAATCCATAACCCAGTTTGTAGGTGGCAACATGCACGTAGCCGCACTTAGTTCAGGTACTGCCGCAATTCATCTCGCTTTAGAATTGCTGGGCGTAACCCGGGGCGATGAAGTAATTTGTCAAAGTTTTACTTTTTCGGCATCGGCCAATCCCATTATGTACCTTGGGGCAACTCCCGTTTTTGTAGATAGTGAAAGGGATACTTGGAATATTTCCCCTGAATTATTGGAGACCGCCATAAAGGATCGAATGGCCCATGGGAAAAAACCGAAAGCTATCGTAGCGGTCCATTTATATGGAATGCCCTATAAAGTAGATGAAATAGGGAAGATTTCAGAAAAATATGATATTCCCGTCGTGGAGGATAGTGCCGAGGCCCTGGGGAGCGCGTTCAAGGATAAAAAATGCGGTACTTTTGGGGAAATAGGGATTTTTTCTTTTAACGGAAATAAAATAATTACCACCTCTGGGGGAGGCGCCTTGGTGTCAAGAAAAGAGGAGGTGAAGAAAAGGGCCGTATTCTTGGCCACGCAAGCAAGGGACGATGCGCCCCACTACCAGCACTCAAATGTAGGCTACAATTATAGAATGAGCAATATCCTTGCAGGTATTGGCCGTGGTCAGATGGAAGTGCTTCAAGAACGTGTAGGACAAAGAAGATTTAATTACGATTTTTATAAAAAACATCTTGGGCATCTTTCCCAACTTGAATTTTTAGAGGAACCAGAGGGATATTATTGCAATAGATGGTTGACTTGCGTGTTGACCCCTTCCTTTGAGATTAGGGAAAAAATACGATTGGCCCTTTTAGAGGTCGATATCGAATCTAGACCTTTATGGAAGCCGATGCATATGCAGCCGGTTTTCAATGAATTTCCCCATTATAGCGATGGTACATCGGAAGACCTTTTCAACCGGGGGCTTTGTTTGCCAAGTGGCTCTAACCTTTCCCAAAATGATCTGGAAAGAATAGTGGAGTTAATTCTAACCAAAATTTAA
- a CDS encoding polysaccharide biosynthesis protein produces the protein MIKDYLVSNAHKYASKWLVLAIDVVMISISFVLSYIIRFNLTLDFEIERLFVQLPIIALIALASFIFTGSHKGVIRHTGVRDVYNIFNAICLSSILLISMVLFNRELGVFENFTVPLGIIIIHSLLSFVALTASRYVFKALYNNLMARDFKVNKNVLIFGAGESGILTQNALVNHTKSRVRVVGYVDEDVKKVGKQINGVKVFHKDVLNRDFIVKNNISEVIFSIQNIDPRSLKVLVEGLVDFPVQVKIVPPVEQWINGELKVSQIKQIQIEDLLDRAPINIKNSKIEGEIKNKVILVTGGAGSIGSEIVRQVCTYNYKSLIVIDQSESALYDLQQELKQNGYHNFMPIVGDVRDKNRLNNLFQEYKPNIVFHAAAYKHVPLMEYNAYEAIKINVAGTKVVADLSISHNVDKFIFISTDKAVNPTNVMGATKRIAEMYISCMQQKGKTKFITTRFGNVLGSNGSVIPLFKKQIEKGGPLTVTHENVTRFFMTIPEASQLVLEAGAMGEGGEIFIFDMGESVKIFDLAKNMIKLSGLRYPEDIDIKITGLRPGEKLYEELLANGENTLPTYHKKIMIGKTRELDYTLVHAKIDELCVSNMFFNESTVSLMKEIVPEFISNNSELCLLDKKKQNTTKNHPLKKVL, from the coding sequence ATGATAAAAGACTATTTAGTAAGTAATGCTCATAAATATGCGTCTAAGTGGTTGGTTTTGGCCATTGACGTGGTTATGATCTCTATTTCCTTTGTGTTATCGTATATCATACGTTTTAATCTCACTTTAGATTTTGAAATAGAAAGACTATTTGTTCAATTGCCTATTATTGCCTTGATAGCTTTGGCCTCTTTTATTTTTACGGGCTCTCATAAAGGGGTTATTAGGCATACGGGGGTAAGGGATGTATACAACATATTCAATGCCATTTGTCTTTCAAGCATTTTGCTGATTTCCATGGTCTTGTTCAATAGGGAGCTTGGCGTATTCGAGAATTTTACGGTTCCCTTGGGGATCATCATTATCCATAGCTTGTTGAGCTTTGTGGCCCTTACGGCTTCAAGGTATGTGTTTAAGGCGCTTTACAACAACCTTATGGCCCGCGATTTTAAGGTCAATAAGAATGTTTTGATTTTTGGGGCGGGGGAGTCGGGTATATTGACCCAGAACGCCTTGGTCAACCATACAAAAAGCCGGGTTAGGGTAGTGGGTTATGTCGATGAAGATGTAAAAAAGGTCGGCAAGCAAATCAATGGGGTAAAAGTATTTCATAAAGATGTACTGAACCGCGATTTTATTGTAAAGAACAATATTTCAGAAGTTATTTTTTCTATACAGAATATTGACCCAAGAAGTTTAAAGGTTTTGGTCGAAGGTTTGGTGGACTTTCCGGTCCAGGTTAAAATTGTTCCTCCGGTAGAGCAATGGATCAACGGTGAGTTGAAAGTATCGCAAATCAAGCAGATTCAGATTGAAGATTTGTTGGATCGTGCGCCGATCAACATCAAAAATTCAAAAATCGAAGGCGAAATCAAAAACAAGGTTATTCTTGTTACGGGAGGCGCGGGGTCTATCGGTAGTGAAATCGTACGTCAGGTATGTACTTATAACTATAAATCATTGATTGTTATCGATCAATCGGAATCGGCCTTGTACGATTTGCAACAAGAATTAAAACAAAATGGCTACCACAATTTTATGCCTATTGTGGGGGATGTACGCGATAAAAATAGATTGAACAACCTCTTTCAGGAATACAAGCCGAATATTGTTTTTCATGCCGCCGCCTACAAGCATGTTCCTTTAATGGAATACAATGCCTATGAGGCCATTAAGATCAATGTTGCAGGTACAAAGGTAGTGGCCGATTTGTCTATCAGTCATAATGTCGACAAGTTTATATTCATTTCTACCGACAAAGCGGTGAACCCGACGAATGTCATGGGGGCTACCAAACGAATTGCTGAAATGTATATCAGTTGTATGCAGCAAAAAGGAAAGACGAAATTCATAACCACGCGTTTTGGAAATGTGCTTGGGTCAAACGGATCTGTCATTCCTCTGTTTAAAAAGCAAATAGAAAAAGGAGGGCCATTGACCGTTACCCACGAAAACGTTACCCGTTTTTTTATGACCATACCCGAGGCGTCACAATTGGTTCTTGAGGCCGGTGCGATGGGAGAAGGCGGTGAAATTTTTATTTTTGATATGGGTGAATCGGTAAAGATATTCGATTTGGCCAAAAATATGATCAAACTGAGCGGACTTCGATATCCTGAGGATATCGATATAAAAATCACAGGTTTGAGACCCGGTGAAAAGTTGTACGAAGAACTGTTGGCTAATGGGGAAAATACCTTGCCTACCTATCATAAAAAAATTATGATCGGTAAGACCAGGGAGCTGGATTATACCTTGGTACATGCTAAAATAGATGAACTTTGTGTGTCCAATATGTTCTTTAATGAAAGCACGGTAAGTTTAATGAAGGAAATTGTCCCAGAATTTATCTCCAATAATTCGGAGTTGTGTTTGCTTGATAAAAAGAAGCAGAACACAACTAAGAATCATCCGCTTAAAAAAGTTTTATAA
- a CDS encoding polysaccharide biosynthesis/export family protein gives MKKRSLTAITSSLRSIIPLLVLSAVLLSSCATRKEVVYFQNTGDFETLVDKNSFTPKFKVDDLVSIFVSTLDSEASAPFNLFRGSSEGGIRPEQVDYLVDKEGEIDFPVIGKIKIAGLSGEEVRVLLRDRLSDYLKDPIINIRLRNFSISVLGEVNRPGTYPVDGERITIMEALGLAGDLTIKGKRENVMVIRDFDGTKVYTRIDLTKKEALSSPVYYLTQNDIVYVEPNNSAIKSSTLDNRASIYVSVASLLITSTVLLITRN, from the coding sequence ATGAAAAAACGAAGTCTTACCGCGATTACTAGTTCTTTAAGGTCGATTATACCCCTTTTGGTATTGTCAGCCGTTCTACTTTCTTCATGTGCCACAAGAAAAGAAGTGGTTTATTTTCAAAATACGGGAGACTTTGAAACCTTGGTCGATAAGAATAGTTTTACCCCTAAGTTTAAGGTAGATGATTTAGTGAGTATTTTTGTGTCCACTTTAGACAGTGAGGCGAGCGCTCCATTTAATCTGTTTAGAGGGAGTTCCGAAGGTGGAATTCGCCCGGAACAAGTGGATTACTTGGTTGATAAGGAAGGGGAAATTGATTTTCCGGTAATAGGAAAAATAAAAATTGCCGGCTTATCAGGGGAGGAAGTCAGGGTTTTGCTTAGGGATAGGCTTTCGGATTATCTGAAAGACCCGATTATTAATATCAGGCTAAGAAACTTTAGTATCTCGGTTTTAGGCGAGGTGAATCGTCCAGGGACCTATCCAGTAGATGGGGAGCGGATTACTATTATGGAGGCTTTAGGATTGGCAGGTGACCTGACCATTAAAGGGAAGCGGGAAAACGTAATGGTCATTCGGGACTTTGATGGTACCAAGGTGTACACGCGTATCGACTTGACAAAAAAGGAAGCCCTAAGTTCGCCCGTCTATTATCTGACCCAAAATGATATAGTCTATGTAGAGCCGAACAATTCGGCCATCAAATCCTCTACCTTGGATAATCGGGCATCCATTTATGTCTCCGTTGCTTCCTTGTTGATTACCTCTACGGTGTTATTGATTACGCGTAATTAA
- a CDS encoding GumC family protein: protein MSLNTQNSMSNNSFDFKEILNTYTAYWKWFLFSVVFALLLAYVNIRYATPKFAVQTQIQILDEKSSGSELDMFRDLEVFGGQTTKVEDEIQIINSRSNWVEVVKELGLSTKIYVQGNIIESELYKNPPVKINFIAPDSVINRANLNFFLTISSSTTFGYTEQEDKPVKIYAFGKNISTPIGDIVITPNVATLENYRDKTLRVSIKPIDDTAQSYRGRLQVSSVDEYSNILNIQMEDAIQEKAKDILDALVRVYNRNAIEDKQIIADRTSNFIEERIANIATRLSNVDQSAKDFKTEKGVTDIASEANINLNVGVANQQELANARNQLNMAASMQEIVQQQDGYEVLPTNIGLSDPTIASTTDRYNQLVLERKRLLKSSNEKNPVIVNLDQQIAGLKRSMQSSLSSTVNNLGMTVNSLSGQQARFNSKIYSAPANEKALRDITRKQQTTESLYLYLLQKREESQIAVASTSPKSKIIDKAYAVSKMPVSPKKNIIYLASFILGLFIPFSIIYVKDLLDNKIHNMHSLEKYVSDVPVLGELPSIGKKDEKLVVKEDRSVLAESLRIIRTNLDYILKTKKKDGKGNVVYVTSSVPGEGKTFLSTNLAMILASTNKRVLLVGADIRNPKLYSFFTSGDIDKMAKPSRNKDAGLTEYLYDNTLNVKDIVNPMLVHQNTIDVIYSGRIPPNPAELLMSGRVEDLLTEVSKAYDYVIVDTAPLMVVTDTLLISDYADLLVYVTRAGVTEISAVEFPLKLQQEGKIKGLSFVVNDVDASNLGYGGKYGYGYGKTQKKWWKF, encoded by the coding sequence ATGAGCTTGAATACCCAGAATTCTATGTCAAATAATTCATTTGATTTTAAGGAAATACTCAATACCTATACGGCATACTGGAAATGGTTTTTGTTCTCGGTCGTATTTGCCTTGTTGCTTGCCTATGTTAATATTAGGTATGCTACCCCGAAGTTTGCGGTGCAGACCCAAATTCAGATTTTGGATGAAAAAAGTTCGGGTTCAGAGCTCGATATGTTTCGGGATTTGGAAGTCTTTGGAGGACAAACAACGAAGGTAGAGGATGAAATTCAAATTATCAATTCGAGATCCAATTGGGTAGAAGTAGTTAAGGAGTTGGGGTTGAGTACAAAAATTTACGTTCAAGGTAATATTATAGAGTCGGAACTCTATAAGAACCCTCCTGTAAAAATAAACTTTATCGCCCCTGATTCGGTTATAAACCGGGCAAATTTGAATTTCTTTCTTACCATTTCATCTTCGACCACCTTTGGTTATACAGAACAGGAAGACAAGCCGGTGAAGATTTATGCTTTTGGCAAGAATATTTCAACTCCCATTGGGGATATTGTTATTACGCCCAATGTGGCGACGTTAGAAAATTATAGGGATAAAACCTTGCGTGTTTCTATCAAACCGATTGACGATACAGCACAGTCCTATAGAGGACGTTTACAGGTAAGTTCCGTGGATGAATATTCGAATATCTTGAATATTCAGATGGAGGATGCGATTCAGGAGAAGGCCAAGGATATTTTGGATGCCTTGGTACGTGTTTATAATAGGAATGCCATAGAAGACAAGCAAATCATAGCGGATAGAACCTCAAATTTTATAGAGGAGCGTATTGCGAATATTGCTACGCGGCTTTCTAATGTGGATCAGTCTGCCAAGGATTTTAAGACGGAAAAGGGGGTTACCGATATTGCGTCCGAAGCCAATATTAATTTAAATGTAGGGGTAGCAAACCAGCAAGAACTGGCGAATGCGCGGAATCAACTTAATATGGCCGCTTCCATGCAGGAAATTGTTCAGCAGCAAGATGGCTATGAAGTACTGCCTACCAATATAGGGCTTTCTGACCCTACGATAGCGAGTACGACTGATCGTTACAACCAGTTGGTCTTGGAGCGAAAAAGACTGCTGAAGAGTTCGAATGAAAAGAACCCGGTAATCGTAAACTTAGACCAGCAAATAGCCGGTTTAAAGCGCAGTATGCAGTCGAGCCTAAGTAGTACGGTCAACAACCTAGGAATGACCGTTAATTCTCTAAGTGGACAACAAGCGCGATTCAATTCCAAGATTTATTCGGCCCCGGCCAATGAAAAAGCCTTAAGGGACATAACCCGAAAGCAACAAACGACAGAATCCTTGTACCTCTATTTGTTGCAAAAGCGCGAGGAGTCACAAATTGCGGTCGCCTCAACCTCACCTAAATCAAAAATTATCGATAAGGCCTATGCGGTTAGTAAAATGCCGGTTTCTCCCAAAAAGAATATAATTTATTTGGCCTCCTTTATTCTTGGTCTTTTTATTCCATTTTCTATTATATATGTTAAGGACTTATTGGACAATAAAATCCATAATATGCATTCTTTGGAGAAGTATGTGAGTGATGTGCCGGTACTTGGGGAACTACCTAGTATAGGTAAAAAAGACGAAAAATTGGTCGTAAAGGAAGATCGCTCGGTTTTGGCCGAATCCTTAAGGATAATCCGTACGAATCTTGACTATATTTTAAAGACCAAGAAGAAAGATGGAAAAGGCAATGTGGTGTATGTTACTTCAAGTGTTCCGGGAGAAGGAAAAACTTTTCTTTCAACCAATCTGGCCATGATTTTGGCCAGTACCAATAAAAGGGTACTCTTGGTAGGTGCGGACATACGAAATCCTAAATTGTATAGCTTTTTTACAAGTGGGGATATTGATAAAATGGCCAAACCTAGTAGGAATAAGGATGCTGGGTTGACCGAATATCTCTATGATAATACATTGAATGTTAAAGATATTGTCAACCCTATGTTGGTTCACCAAAATACCATAGATGTTATTTATTCAGGGCGTATCCCTCCCAATCCGGCGGAATTGCTCATGAGTGGAAGGGTAGAGGACTTATTGACCGAGGTATCAAAAGCGTATGATTATGTTATTGTGGATACCGCGCCTTTAATGGTGGTGACCGATACCTTGCTAATAAGTGATTATGCCGATTTATTGGTATATGTTACTCGAGCCGGGGTTACTGAAATCAGTGCGGTCGAGTTCCCGTTAAAATTGCAACAGGAAGGAAAAATCAAAGGTTTGTCCTTTGTAGTGAATGATGTAGACGCTTCTAATTTAGGATACGGTGGTAAATATGGCTACGGCTATGGTAAGACCCAAAAGAAATGGTGGAAATTTTAA